One genomic region from Proteus vulgaris encodes:
- the fdhF gene encoding formate dehydrogenase subunit alpha, translating into MNKINSVCPYCGAGCKINLCVENGRIIKAEGANGVTNQGELCLKGLYGWDFLNDNKLLTARIHEPMIRRQKGADFEIVSWNEAIQFTAKKLLEIKEKYGAKSIMCTGSSRGTGNETNFVMQKFVRAVLGNNNVDCCARVCHGPSVAGLQETLGNGAMSNSIADIEDSDCLLVFGYNCADSHPIVARRVVKAKQKGAKIIVCDPRKIETAKIANQYLPLKNGTNMALVNAFAYTLIDEDLYDKDYVSRYTEGFDEYKKQLADYSPEAVQDIVGIPAIEIRKAMRTYAGAKTATIMWGMGVTQFGQAVDVVKGLSGLALLTGNLGKPHVGVAPVRGQNNVQGACDMGVLPNMFPGYQYVTDQNTRQKFAKAWNIPVEQLDPEVGYRITEVPHLAIEGKVKAYYIMGEDPLQTEADLGLVRKGFEALDFVVVQDIFMTKTAEQADVILPSTSWGEHAGIFTCADRGFQRFEKAIEARGNVKRDWEIISLLATEMGYPMSYENNEEIWNEVRALCPLFFGVTYEKLAGLAHIQWPCTDIEDKGTPYLYSGNQFTTPSGKGQLFATPWRAPAELPDADYPMILSTVREVGHYSCRSMTGNCKALASLADEPGYVQVHPEIAKEVGIRDQEIVWVESRRGKVMSRCNVNETINKQAIYMTYQWWIGACNELTQDNLDPVSKTPETKYCAAKVIKIADQKWAESQVSQHYHTMRSRLINLVEQAKTAAH; encoded by the coding sequence ATGAACAAAATCAACTCCGTCTGTCCTTACTGTGGCGCTGGCTGCAAAATCAATCTCTGTGTCGAAAATGGTCGCATAATCAAAGCTGAAGGTGCCAATGGTGTCACCAATCAAGGAGAACTTTGCTTAAAAGGGCTCTATGGTTGGGATTTTCTTAATGACAATAAACTTCTGACAGCCAGAATACATGAACCCATGATCCGCCGACAAAAAGGGGCTGATTTTGAAATTGTGAGTTGGAATGAAGCGATTCAATTTACTGCAAAAAAATTACTGGAAATAAAAGAAAAATACGGTGCGAAATCCATCATGTGTACTGGCTCTTCTCGAGGTACTGGGAATGAAACCAATTTTGTGATGCAAAAGTTTGTTCGTGCAGTATTAGGTAATAATAATGTCGATTGCTGTGCTCGTGTTTGCCATGGGCCTTCTGTTGCAGGTTTACAAGAGACATTAGGCAATGGTGCCATGAGTAATTCTATTGCTGATATTGAAGATTCAGACTGCTTATTAGTCTTTGGTTATAACTGTGCTGACTCTCATCCTATTGTGGCGCGCCGTGTGGTTAAAGCGAAACAAAAAGGTGCAAAAATTATTGTTTGTGATCCTCGTAAAATCGAAACAGCCAAAATTGCTAACCAATATTTACCATTAAAAAACGGTACAAATATGGCGTTAGTGAATGCATTCGCATATACGCTAATTGATGAAGATCTTTATGATAAGGATTACGTCAGCCGTTATACCGAAGGTTTTGATGAATATAAAAAACAACTCGCAGATTATAGTCCTGAAGCAGTACAAGATATTGTCGGTATCCCAGCCATTGAAATCCGTAAAGCAATGCGCACTTATGCAGGAGCTAAAACAGCAACTATTATGTGGGGCATGGGAGTAACGCAATTTGGTCAAGCAGTTGATGTCGTCAAAGGGTTGTCTGGTCTTGCGCTATTAACGGGTAATTTAGGTAAACCGCATGTTGGCGTCGCACCAGTTCGTGGACAAAATAATGTTCAAGGTGCTTGTGACATGGGTGTTTTACCTAACATGTTCCCAGGATATCAATATGTCACTGATCAAAATACGCGTCAGAAATTCGCTAAGGCTTGGAATATTCCTGTTGAACAACTTGATCCTGAAGTGGGATATCGTATTACTGAAGTACCTCATTTAGCGATTGAAGGTAAAGTGAAGGCTTACTACATCATGGGTGAAGATCCTCTTCAAACAGAAGCCGATTTAGGCTTAGTAAGAAAAGGCTTTGAAGCCCTCGATTTTGTCGTAGTTCAAGACATCTTTATGACAAAAACCGCAGAGCAAGCCGACGTGATTTTACCTTCAACCAGTTGGGGTGAACATGCAGGTATTTTTACATGTGCAGATAGAGGTTTCCAACGTTTTGAAAAGGCCATTGAAGCACGTGGCAATGTAAAACGAGATTGGGAAATCATTAGCTTACTCGCCACTGAAATGGGCTATCCGATGTCTTATGAAAATAATGAAGAGATCTGGAATGAAGTCCGAGCATTATGCCCACTCTTCTTTGGCGTCACTTATGAAAAATTGGCGGGTTTAGCGCATATTCAATGGCCTTGTACTGATATTGAAGATAAAGGAACACCTTATTTATATTCAGGTAACCAATTCACCACACCATCTGGTAAAGGCCAGTTATTCGCGACACCATGGCGAGCACCAGCTGAATTACCAGATGCCGATTATCCAATGATCTTATCTACAGTGCGTGAAGTGGGGCATTATTCTTGTCGCTCTATGACGGGTAACTGTAAAGCCTTGGCATCACTTGCGGATGAACCCGGTTATGTTCAAGTCCACCCAGAGATTGCTAAAGAAGTGGGTATTCGTGATCAAGAAATTGTCTGGGTTGAATCACGTCGAGGTAAGGTGATGTCTCGTTGCAATGTAAATGAGACAATCAATAAGCAAGCGATTTATATGACTTATCAATGGTGGATTGGGGCATGTAATGAGCTGACTCAGGATAATCTTGATCCTGTCTCTAAAACACCTGAAACTAAATATTGTGCAGCTAAAGTGATAAAAATTGCCGATCAAAAATGGGCAGAAAGCCAAGTTTCTCAACACTATCACACAATGAGAAGTCGATTAATAAACTTAGTGGAGCAAGCAAAAACAGCAGCACATTAA
- the fdxH gene encoding formate dehydrogenase subunit beta, which yields MSLQSQDIIRRSATNSLTPAPQVRDFKEEVAKLIDVTTCIGCKACQVACSEWNDIRDKVGLNVGVYDNPMDLTAKSWTVMRFSEVEENGKLEWLIRKDGCMHCADPGCLKACPAEGAIIQYANGIVDFQSEHCIGCGYCIAGCPFDVPRINEEDNRAYKCTLCVDRVEVGQEPACVKTCPTGAIHFGSKEAMTHLANERVAELNTRGYDKAGLYDPQGVGGTHVMYVLHHADRPNLYHGLPENPEISSTVKFWKGIWKPLAAVGFAATFAGAIFHYLGIGPNHTTEEDEEEAQKEMEASQNSVNKEEQK from the coding sequence ATGTCATTGCAATCTCAAGATATTATTCGTCGTTCTGCGACTAATTCTCTCACGCCAGCACCACAGGTACGTGACTTTAAAGAAGAAGTAGCAAAGCTTATCGATGTGACGACTTGTATTGGCTGTAAAGCCTGTCAGGTTGCCTGTTCAGAATGGAACGATATTCGTGACAAAGTCGGTCTTAACGTCGGTGTTTATGATAACCCGATGGATTTAACCGCTAAATCGTGGACCGTGATGCGATTTTCTGAAGTTGAAGAAAACGGCAAGCTGGAGTGGCTAATTCGTAAAGATGGCTGTATGCACTGCGCTGATCCGGGCTGTTTAAAAGCCTGTCCCGCAGAAGGTGCCATCATTCAATACGCTAACGGTATTGTTGATTTTCAATCAGAGCATTGTATTGGTTGTGGTTATTGTATTGCGGGCTGTCCTTTTGATGTTCCTCGTATTAATGAAGAAGATAACCGCGCTTATAAATGCACATTGTGTGTTGATCGTGTTGAAGTCGGTCAAGAGCCAGCTTGCGTAAAAACCTGTCCAACAGGTGCTATTCATTTTGGCTCTAAAGAAGCGATGACTCACCTTGCAAACGAGCGTGTTGCAGAACTCAATACCCGAGGCTATGACAAAGCAGGTTTATACGATCCTCAGGGTGTTGGCGGAACTCACGTTATGTATGTACTTCACCATGCGGATAGACCTAACTTATATCATGGCTTACCAGAAAACCCAGAAATTAGCTCAACGGTTAAATTCTGGAAAGGTATTTGGAAACCATTAGCAGCGGTTGGTTTTGCTGCCACCTTTGCGGGCGCTATATTCCATTACTTAGGTATTGGTCCTAACCACACCACAGAAGAAGATGAAGAAGAGGCACAAAAAGAGATGGAAGCATCACAAAATTCAGTGAATAAAGAGGAGCAGAAATAA
- the fdoI gene encoding formate dehydrogenase cytochrome b556 subunit — protein sequence MMKKKSDKILRHTASERINHWVVAIFFIFTTFSGLGFFFPSLNWFMNILGTPQLSRLLHPFAGVAMVFFFIFMFFRYLKHNFVDKDDLVWAKNIHKVLQNEEAGDIGHYNLGQKGIYWTLSISLIVLTISGIMIWRPYFADYFSIPVIRIALLAHSLSAILLIITVFVHAYAAFWVKGSIRSMIEGWVTRGWAKKHHPRWYREILEEEKKEAENKANQK from the coding sequence ATAATGAAGAAGAAAAGCGATAAAATCCTTCGTCATACTGCCTCAGAGCGTATTAATCACTGGGTTGTGGCGATTTTCTTTATCTTTACCACCTTTAGTGGGCTAGGCTTTTTCTTCCCATCTCTAAACTGGTTTATGAATATTTTAGGTACACCACAACTTTCGCGCTTACTGCATCCATTTGCGGGTGTTGCGATGGTGTTCTTCTTTATCTTTATGTTTTTTAGATATCTAAAACATAACTTTGTTGATAAAGACGACTTAGTATGGGCGAAAAATATCCATAAAGTGCTACAAAACGAAGAAGCCGGCGATATCGGGCATTATAATTTGGGTCAAAAAGGGATTTATTGGACATTAAGTATCAGCCTTATCGTGCTTACCATTAGCGGCATCATGATTTGGCGTCCTTATTTCGCGGACTATTTCTCTATCCCTGTTATTCGCATTGCCTTACTGGCTCATTCACTGTCAGCTATTTTGCTTATCATAACGGTGTTTGTTCATGCTTATGCCGCGTTTTGGGTGAAAGGTTCAATTCGTAGCATGATTGAAGGTTGGGTAACTCGTGGTTGGGCGAAAAAACATCACCCGCGCTGGTATCGTGAGATCTTAGAAGAAGAGAAAAAAGAAGCAGAAAACAAAGCAAATCAAAAATAA